A genomic stretch from Methanobacterium sp. includes:
- a CDS encoding cobalt-precorrin 5A hydrolase: MKIAIFTITKDAQDVAFNLKKVLDEDSTVIKVGIFHKNVKETLKYVFRDYDCIIGIMATGIMVRNICGLIRDKIEDPAVLVMDDQAKHVISLLSGHFGGANEITLKIAEISGADPVITTATDIHGKIGIDSLARRYHLEIDDPKKIMTINSALVNNKTPDLYVPSKFEFIFNDPLIKNSYNLLKFENKDLKAVFEDTEIVLKPKKLVVGIGARKAVLQLDVKSAVESAINALNLSLDRIDMLATAEVKKNEVGIIETAMKLDIPLEIISLDKLKDFKDPQCAKSLFVEGKFGIPGVCEPSALIAAGNNSKLIFRKTAFNGVTIAVAVSSN, encoded by the coding sequence ATGAAAATAGCCATATTTACCATAACAAAAGATGCTCAAGATGTCGCATTTAACCTAAAAAAGGTTTTAGATGAGGATTCAACAGTAATAAAAGTAGGTATATTCCATAAAAATGTTAAAGAGACATTAAAATATGTCTTTAGGGATTATGATTGTATAATTGGTATAATGGCAACTGGAATAATGGTAAGAAATATTTGTGGCCTTATTAGGGATAAAATAGAGGATCCTGCAGTTTTGGTTATGGATGATCAGGCAAAACATGTAATAAGCCTGCTTTCAGGACATTTTGGCGGTGCAAATGAGATTACATTAAAGATTGCTGAAATATCTGGTGCAGATCCGGTTATAACAACAGCTACAGATATTCATGGCAAAATAGGGATAGATTCTCTTGCAAGAAGATACCACTTAGAAATAGATGATCCTAAAAAAATAATGACTATAAATTCAGCTTTGGTTAACAATAAAACCCCTGATTTATATGTTCCCTCTAAATTTGAATTTATTTTTAATGATCCATTAATTAAAAATTCATATAACTTGCTTAAATTTGAAAATAAAGATTTAAAAGCCGTATTTGAAGATACAGAGATAGTTTTAAAACCAAAAAAACTGGTTGTAGGTATTGGAGCTCGAAAAGCTGTTTTACAATTAGATGTCAAATCAGCGGTTGAAAGTGCAATTAATGCCCTTAATTTATCTTTAGATAGGATAGACATGCTTGCAACTGCTGAAGTGAAAAAAAATGAGGTAGGAATAATTGAAACAGCAATGAAACTTGATATTCCCCTTGAAATCATTTCTTTAGATAAATTGAAAGATTTTAAGGACCCGCAGTGTGCAAAGTCTTTGTTTGTTGAGGGAAAATTTGGAATTCCTGGAGTTTGTGAGCCATCGGCTTTAATTGCTGCAGGGAACAATTCAAAGCTTATATTTAGAAAAACAGCGTTTAATGGAGTTACAATAGCTGTTGCAGTATCATCTAACTAA
- a CDS encoding TrkA family potassium uptake protein encodes MYVVILGSGRVGLNLASFLISDGQDVTLIESDAELCSKAASELDSLVICGNGTDIKTLKEANIEDADVFVAATGNDEVNLLTCVLVKGFNVPKIIARVSDYTHKKAFKSAGIDFAISPELTAASYLEKIILRPKIADLVVLGRGDAELLDLTLKNKSFIGKKIGEISPTKKYIIVAVFENGNINIPMQDDVLKEGSKISILVKTKYIKDIIELFTD; translated from the coding sequence ATGTATGTAGTGATACTTGGTAGTGGAAGAGTAGGTCTAAATCTTGCCTCTTTTTTGATTTCTGATGGTCAAGATGTTACTCTCATCGAAAGTGATGCAGAATTATGCTCCAAGGCTGCTTCTGAATTAGATTCTTTAGTTATTTGTGGTAATGGGACTGATATTAAAACTTTAAAGGAAGCAAATATAGAAGATGCAGATGTTTTTGTTGCAGCCACAGGAAATGACGAAGTTAATTTACTTACCTGTGTTCTGGTAAAAGGATTCAATGTACCAAAGATTATAGCCCGAGTAAGTGATTATACCCATAAAAAAGCGTTTAAAAGCGCAGGTATTGATTTTGCTATAAGTCCAGAACTTACAGCCGCGAGTTATCTTGAAAAAATAATATTAAGACCAAAGATAGCAGATTTAGTGGTTTTAGGAAGGGGAGATGCAGAATTATTAGATCTTACATTGAAAAATAAATCATTTATTGGTAAAAAAATAGGAGAAATTAGCCCTACTAAAAAATATATAATAGTTGCAGTGTTTGAAAACGGGAATATAAACATTCCAATGCAGGACGACGTCTTGAAAGAAGGTTCTAAAATTTCTATTCTTGTAAAAACAAAATATATAAAAGATATTATAGAATTATTCACAGATTAA
- a CDS encoding cobalamin biosynthesis protein, translating to MNLISIIIIAVIIDVIFGEFPAKIHPVVWMGKLIDIYNGNLIKYRNKISGIILTLDLVIIFTLATYVLTSLLAFNNLIYLIVSALILTTTFAIKVLITSAQDIRTELDHDIGVARKSMSYLVSRDTSNLSKEDLISATIETLTENITDSVIAPIFYAFIFGVPGAVAYRVINTLDAMVGYKNPENIKIGWFPANVDDILNYIPARLTGILVVIAAFILRMNWKNAYKIMRRDARKPDSPNSGYSMAAAAGALEISLEKIGYYKIGDDLTNLTPDKISEALLLTKTTILLFIILIALLFGLFIVLLMQLGYKI from the coding sequence ATAAATTTAATATCCATAATCATAATTGCAGTAATCATCGACGTTATATTTGGAGAATTTCCTGCAAAAATACATCCTGTTGTATGGATGGGGAAACTTATTGACATTTATAATGGTAATTTAATAAAATATAGAAATAAAATCTCAGGAATAATATTAACACTGGATTTGGTAATTATTTTTACACTTGCAACCTACGTCCTTACTTCTTTGTTAGCATTTAATAACTTAATTTATTTAATTGTTTCAGCATTGATTTTAACAACTACTTTTGCAATTAAAGTTCTTATAACTTCAGCTCAAGATATAAGAACTGAGTTGGATCATGATATTGGGGTTGCAAGGAAATCAATGTCTTATCTTGTAAGTAGAGATACTTCTAATCTTTCAAAGGAAGATTTAATCTCAGCTACAATTGAAACATTAACAGAAAACATCACAGACTCAGTGATTGCCCCAATATTCTATGCATTTATTTTTGGTGTTCCTGGAGCTGTTGCATACAGAGTTATAAATACGCTTGATGCTATGGTGGGCTATAAAAACCCTGAAAACATTAAAATAGGCTGGTTTCCTGCAAATGTGGATGATATATTAAATTATATCCCTGCAAGACTTACTGGTATTCTTGTTGTTATTGCAGCTTTTATTCTTAGGATGAACTGGAAGAATGCGTATAAAATAATGAGAAGAGATGCAAGAAAGCCTGATAGCCCGAATTCGGGTTACTCCATGGCTGCTGCAGCTGGTGCACTGGAAATTAGCCTTGAAAAAATAGGTTATTATAAAATTGGGGATGATTTAACTAATTTAACACCAGATAAAATTTCAGAAGCTCTATTACTTACAAAAACAACGATTTTGTTGTTTATTATATTGATAGCATTGTTATTCGGACTTTTTATAGTTCTTTTGATGCAGTTAGGATATAAAATTTAA
- a CDS encoding DUF2299 family protein gives MSKIEDKVQKWLSDEGFFRQKVSDDNTNFHFMINYPEGHALDVIQPKGKKDLVVIGCATNISPEHQSKIKMLKNTKRESFMWDFRFLLNNQFVDFQLQHPDNVLQSFVITDEIYEDGLSKDRLISTVKKIFRAKLQGIWKIQKEFGVYDESEKNSQPDSMYV, from the coding sequence ATGTCAAAAATCGAAGATAAAGTTCAAAAATGGCTCTCTGATGAGGGTTTTTTCAGGCAGAAAGTTTCAGATGATAACACAAACTTCCATTTCATGATAAATTATCCTGAAGGTCACGCTCTGGATGTTATTCAGCCAAAAGGTAAAAAAGACTTAGTTGTAATAGGATGTGCTACAAATATTAGTCCAGAACACCAATCAAAGATAAAAATGCTTAAAAATACAAAAAGAGAAAGTTTTATGTGGGATTTCAGGTTTCTTTTAAATAATCAATTTGTTGATTTCCAATTACAGCATCCAGACAATGTTTTGCAAAGTTTTGTGATTACAGATGAAATATATGAAGACGGATTAAGCAAAGACAGATTAATTTCCACTGTAAAAAAAATTTTCAGAGCCAAGCTACAAGGAATATGGAAAATACAGAAAGAATTTGGAGTTTATGACGAAAGTGAAAAAAATAGTCAACCAGACAGTATGTACGTATAA
- a CDS encoding PAS domain S-box protein, whose product MYASTSLNRFKSLILIVIVALILLIIIPISLWNTNLFLFYMDILAPLVGLFASWFLIYTAWWSYKTREDTFKPWLILSMAMVFYSIASFFYFVFEDYSRIISPLSIADIFYIGAYPLLVLGILLFMKKPFKIKYKSLLDAVIIMISAFFIVWFLFVWPTVGPSQPDTLSDIIAIFYLFLDLIVLFAVLTLLFNENRKISELPLILFTLGMFLQILGDMIYAYHAINPILIYKWLFTVLYASNSIFIIIAVICFLKDINVDLRYLIDSYRESRAQNDLISYLPLILVIFTYGLLIITIPDKALIWGVGIVVVLVIIRQIISLNEIKKAQKTLKRNKELISKREEQLTFITSNMMDLITESDEDGIYKYVSPSSLQLIGQSPENLLGKSLYEFIHPDDLEEVTNSLKKSVESHLGVRLQYRSKNSEGKYIWLETIGKPVFKDNKIKRFIYSSRDISEQKEAEEFVKSSLIEKEALLREIHHRVNNNLQIIISLLNLQSKNVVNDEDYELFINSQNRVRSMAMIHEKLYQSDNLSSINFSDYLKTFLNSLIYSYSNLSHIDLELDIEEIELNIETSVPCGLIINELVSNSLKHAFPQGRKGKIMVKMYPDNDEYVLIVKDNGVGHIKEHDLENGTTLGLSLVDSLVDQLDGNIEILEEEGTVYKITFPELKYEKRI is encoded by the coding sequence ATGTATGCATCAACATCTTTAAATAGATTTAAATCTTTAATACTAATAGTTATAGTGGCTTTAATTCTTTTAATTATCATTCCTATTTCTTTATGGAATACTAACTTATTTTTATTCTATATGGATATTTTAGCACCATTAGTTGGTCTTTTTGCGTCATGGTTTCTAATTTACACTGCGTGGTGGTCTTATAAAACACGTGAAGATACTTTTAAGCCATGGTTAATACTTTCCATGGCTATGGTGTTTTATTCTATTGCTAGCTTTTTTTATTTCGTTTTCGAGGATTATTCGAGGATTATTTCTCCACTTTCCATTGCAGATATCTTTTATATAGGGGCCTATCCTTTATTAGTACTGGGAATACTTTTATTCATGAAAAAACCATTTAAAATCAAATACAAATCTTTATTAGATGCAGTTATTATCATGATATCTGCATTCTTTATAGTGTGGTTTTTATTTGTTTGGCCTACTGTGGGACCCAGCCAGCCAGATACTCTATCTGATATAATTGCCATATTTTATCTATTTTTAGATCTTATAGTACTATTTGCAGTACTAACACTATTATTTAATGAAAACCGGAAGATTTCTGAACTACCTCTAATTTTATTTACCTTAGGAATGTTTCTTCAGATATTAGGGGATATGATATATGCTTATCATGCGATAAATCCGATTTTAATCTATAAGTGGTTATTCACAGTCCTTTATGCTTCCAACTCAATATTTATCATAATAGCAGTCATATGTTTTTTAAAAGATATCAATGTAGATTTAAGATATTTAATAGATTCTTACCGAGAATCACGTGCCCAAAATGATTTGATTTCATATTTACCTTTGATACTTGTTATTTTTACATATGGTCTTTTAATTATCACCATTCCTGATAAGGCCTTAATCTGGGGGGTGGGAATTGTAGTGGTATTAGTAATTATCAGGCAGATTATCTCCTTAAATGAGATAAAAAAGGCTCAAAAAACTCTAAAAAGGAATAAAGAACTAATTTCTAAAAGAGAGGAGCAACTAACATTTATTACATCTAATATGATGGACCTAATCACAGAATCGGATGAAGATGGCATTTACAAATATGTGAGTCCTTCTTCCCTTCAACTTATAGGTCAGTCGCCTGAAAATTTATTGGGAAAATCATTATATGAATTTATTCATCCTGATGATTTAGAAGAAGTAACTAATAGTCTTAAAAAATCGGTTGAATCTCATCTGGGTGTAAGATTACAATATCGCTCTAAAAACAGTGAAGGTAAATATATATGGCTGGAAACAATTGGAAAACCTGTTTTTAAAGATAACAAGATTAAAAGATTTATTTACAGCAGCAGAGATATTAGTGAACAAAAAGAAGCTGAAGAATTTGTTAAGAGCTCGTTGATTGAAAAAGAAGCTCTCCTTAGAGAAATTCATCACAGGGTGAATAACAATTTGCAGATTATCATAAGCCTTTTGAATTTACAATCTAAAAATGTGGTGAATGATGAGGATTATGAGCTTTTTATTAATAGTCAGAATAGAGTGAGATCAATGGCCATGATCCATGAAAAACTTTATCAATCAGATAATCTAAGTTCAATAAACTTCTCTGATTATTTGAAAACTTTTTTGAATAGTTTAATATATAGTTATTCTAATTTGTCTCATATTGATTTAGAGTTAGATATTGAGGAAATAGAGCTTAATATTGAAACTTCAGTTCCATGTGGTCTTATCATAAATGAACTTGTTTCAAATTCCCTAAAACATGCATTTCCTCAAGGTAGAAAAGGTAAAATAATGGTGAAAATGTATCCTGATAACGATGAATATGTCTTAATTGTGAAGGATAATGGTGTAGGGCACATTAAAGAACATGACTTAGAAAACGGGACAACATTAGGTTTAAGTTTGGTTGATTCTTTGGTAGATCAATTAGATGGTAATATAGAGATTTTAGAAGAGGAAGGAACAGTTTATAAAATCACATTCCCTGAATTAAAATACGAGAAAAGGATATAA
- a CDS encoding PAS domain S-box protein has product MEVSNINWEDFFQAINHPALILDSSHFILAANKSFHKYIGLSEDEIIGRQCFKLIHSSDSKEAPFCCPLDNLTKKGMTESVEMEMEAFGGHALVSCTPIFDENGDLDKIIHIATDITQRKKSEESLKESEEKYRAMMDFSSDAVMLADLEGNLIECNKKSEELIGYSKNEILKLNINDIHPLEELEKIQKAFKNISKRNVAVFDTLVLTKDNKKVPVDITASLVEYGDKQIIQGIFRDITEHKIAEDLLKKVMDVAPYGAHHYVLNSDGQLIFTGANKSADLILKVDNSQFIGKTIEEAFPNLKGTDILEAYKKVASIGETYETNQVEYDGEKIVGIFEVHAINTGEDKMTVFFRDVTETKKAENKLKSSLKEKQKLLQQHEKSESRYRAIFENSGTAILNFKDDGTIIMVNSEWESLSGYSREEVEGKMKWMELVHPDYIEKMMEYHQKRMIDQKSAPHGYETVFIKKSGDLLVMYVTVTAIPGTDKWLASAIDITDLKKTQKALEKNVLRFRALAEYAVDGIITTDSQGKILYFNDSLLNMFGYTQDELQNSKLTKLMPERFRKNFMKTLKKFRFTGEHSLVGRTIETTGLKNNGNEFPFEMSLTKWETNEKIYFTSIIRDITERKKSEKALKESEAYYRTIFDYSGAATVIIEDDTTISLANPEFEKLSGYSVDEIEGKIKWTKFIFEDDLEKMENYHRQRRINPEVVPENYEFRFFNRYGELKDIMLFVALIPGTKKSVASLLDTTKQKKANDYLKWELKVNEALNKIYPQLVSSKSTIDEIANLILNQSLKLTDSKSGLIGEIKPISKEIIILSVIPSMPLKGPQKPILKLDKDNIYGGLMGHSLNIKRGFFTNDAVSYPSYSKVDGHFKIEKFLSVPVMLKNEIMGQISIANSSRDYTEHDLDAIKRLSNFYSLALQKIRDREEIKSSLKEKEILLKEVHHRVKNNMQIISSLLNLQIQFEDIDETVDVLKESQGRVKSMALVHEKLYQSDSFSKINFKEYIKNLVSDIFNSYGIKGKIGLELDIDDLNIGIDTAVPLGLIINELVTNSAKYAFPQGKKGIIKILFKLVDDKYFLTISDDGVGIPHDIELGKTKTLGLQLVINLINQIDGNIEIGRNHGTEFKIIFSELEYKDRI; this is encoded by the coding sequence TTGGAAGTAAGTAATATAAATTGGGAAGATTTTTTCCAGGCAATTAATCACCCTGCACTTATTTTAGATTCATCACATTTTATTCTAGCTGCTAATAAATCGTTTCATAAATATATAGGGCTTTCTGAGGATGAAATAATAGGGAGACAATGTTTTAAACTTATTCATAGTTCTGATTCTAAAGAAGCTCCTTTTTGCTGTCCTCTGGACAATCTTACTAAAAAAGGCATGACTGAATCAGTTGAAATGGAAATGGAAGCATTTGGAGGTCATGCTCTGGTTTCATGCACCCCTATTTTTGATGAAAATGGTGATTTGGATAAAATTATCCACATAGCCACTGATATCACTCAACGAAAAAAGTCAGAAGAGTCACTTAAGGAAAGTGAAGAGAAATATAGGGCAATGATGGATTTTTCTAGTGATGCAGTTATGTTGGCAGATCTAGAAGGTAATTTGATTGAATGTAATAAAAAATCTGAGGAATTAATTGGTTATTCTAAAAATGAAATTCTTAAATTAAACATTAATGATATACATCCCCTCGAAGAACTTGAAAAAATCCAAAAAGCCTTTAAAAACATTTCAAAAAGAAATGTAGCTGTTTTTGATACTTTAGTTTTAACTAAAGATAATAAGAAAGTTCCAGTGGATATAACAGCAAGTCTTGTTGAATATGGAGATAAACAAATCATACAAGGGATTTTTAGGGACATCACTGAACACAAAATTGCTGAGGATTTACTTAAAAAGGTCATGGATGTGGCCCCTTATGGAGCACATCACTATGTTCTTAATAGTGATGGCCAGTTAATTTTCACTGGTGCTAATAAATCGGCTGATCTAATTTTAAAGGTAGACAACAGCCAATTTATAGGAAAAACAATTGAAGAAGCTTTTCCAAACTTAAAAGGAACAGATATACTTGAGGCATATAAAAAAGTTGCATCAATAGGAGAAACTTATGAAACCAATCAAGTAGAGTATGATGGGGAGAAAATCGTGGGGATATTTGAAGTCCATGCAATAAACACTGGAGAAGATAAAATGACTGTTTTCTTCAGAGATGTGACTGAAACTAAAAAAGCAGAAAACAAGCTTAAATCCTCCTTAAAAGAGAAACAAAAACTTCTTCAGCAGCATGAAAAATCTGAAAGTAGATATAGAGCCATATTTGAGAATAGTGGAACTGCAATTTTGAATTTTAAAGATGATGGCACTATCATCATGGTTAACTCTGAATGGGAGAGTCTCAGTGGTTATTCCCGTGAAGAGGTTGAGGGTAAGATGAAGTGGATGGAACTTGTCCATCCTGATTATATAGAAAAAATGATGGAATATCACCAAAAGAGGATGATAGACCAAAAGTCAGCACCACATGGATATGAAACAGTATTCATCAAAAAAAGTGGAGATCTGCTGGTAATGTATGTTACTGTGACAGCCATTCCCGGAACTGATAAATGGTTAGCATCAGCCATAGATATCACAGATCTTAAAAAAACACAAAAAGCATTGGAAAAAAATGTTTTACGTTTCCGTGCTTTGGCTGAATATGCTGTTGATGGAATAATAACCACTGACTCCCAAGGTAAAATTTTGTATTTCAACGATAGTTTGCTGAATATGTTTGGCTACACTCAGGATGAATTACAAAATTCTAAACTCACTAAATTAATGCCTGAAAGGTTCAGGAAAAATTTCATGAAAACTCTTAAAAAATTCAGGTTTACTGGCGAGCACAGTTTAGTAGGACGGACTATTGAAACTACAGGGCTTAAAAATAATGGTAATGAGTTTCCCTTTGAAATGTCACTGACTAAATGGGAAACAAATGAAAAGATTTACTTTACATCTATCATAAGAGATATAACTGAACGTAAAAAGTCAGAAAAAGCTCTTAAGGAATCTGAAGCGTATTACAGAACTATTTTTGATTATAGTGGGGCAGCAACTGTAATTATTGAAGATGATACCACTATTTCTCTAGCTAATCCTGAATTTGAAAAACTTTCAGGTTATAGTGTGGATGAGATAGAAGGTAAAATAAAGTGGACCAAATTTATTTTTGAAGATGATTTGGAGAAAATGGAAAATTATCACCGTCAAAGGAGGATTAACCCAGAAGTAGTTCCCGAAAACTATGAGTTTCGCTTTTTTAATCGTTATGGGGAATTAAAAGATATAATGTTATTTGTTGCTTTAATTCCTGGAACTAAAAAGAGTGTAGCCAGTCTTTTAGACACAACCAAACAAAAAAAAGCTAATGATTATCTTAAATGGGAGTTAAAGGTAAATGAGGCTCTAAATAAAATTTATCCACAATTAGTTTCCTCAAAAAGTACCATTGATGAAATTGCTAATTTAATTCTCAATCAATCATTAAAACTAACTGATAGTAAATCTGGACTTATAGGAGAGATCAAACCCATTAGTAAAGAAATAATTATTCTATCAGTAATACCTTCTATGCCTCTTAAAGGACCTCAAAAACCTATATTAAAACTTGATAAAGATAATATATATGGTGGTTTGATGGGTCATAGTTTAAATATTAAAAGGGGCTTTTTTACCAATGATGCTGTTTCTTACCCATCATATAGTAAAGTTGATGGGCATTTTAAAATTGAGAAATTCCTTTCGGTTCCAGTTATGTTGAAAAATGAGATTATGGGTCAGATTTCTATTGCTAATAGTAGCCGAGATTACACTGAACATGATCTAGATGCTATTAAAAGATTATCTAACTTCTATTCTTTAGCTTTACAGAAAATAAGAGATAGAGAAGAAATTAAAAGTTCTTTAAAAGAGAAGGAGATACTTTTAAAGGAGGTACATCATAGGGTCAAAAACAACATGCAAATCATTAGTAGTCTTTTGAACCTGCAAATACAGTTTGAAGATATTGATGAGACGGTAGATGTTTTAAAGGAAAGCCAGGGTCGTGTGAAGAGTATGGCTTTGGTTCATGAGAAGCTCTATCAGTCAGATAGTTTCTCTAAAATTAATTTTAAGGAGTATATCAAAAATTTGGTGTCAGATATCTTCAATTCTTATGGTATTAAAGGGAAGATTGGATTGGAGCTAGATATTGATGATCTTAACATTGGTATTGACACTGCAGTACCATTAGGCTTAATAATCAATGAATTAGTTACTAATAGTGCTAAATATGCATTTCCACAAGGTAAAAAAGGAATAATTAAAATTTTATTTAAATTAGTGGACGATAAATATTTTTTAACTATTTCTGATGATGGTGTTGGAATACCTCATGATATTGAACTTGGAAAAACAAAAACTCTGGGATTACAGTTAGTAATTAATTTAATCAACCAAATAGATGGTAATATTGAGATTGGCAGAAACCATGGAACTGAATTTAAAATAATATTCAGTGAGTTAGAATATAAAGATAGAATTTAA
- a CDS encoding orc1/cdc6 family replication initiation protein: protein MNIFEELGEKNTVFKCKKYLDHRFLPDNLPHRKEQIRSVAKYWIEALNNVTPPDVTIYGKTGTGKTAVAKFAKKQLLQVAKDKNMNVRVEYIRCTDYTTEYQVIARLCQQLGQNVPYRGWTKAEVIQSFRNLFKKNVFGKDLILIILLDEIDILLKNDGDGILYTLTRTDNVAIASISNYVEFKKFIKPRVKSSLRDREIVFPPYNAQQLVDILNERSELSFRENVLNDDVIPLCAALAAKEEGDARYALDLLRTSGELADEKSSEVVFEDYVREAKDYIEHNKVTDIIMTLPSQQQKVLESLLYLTKRKEEITSGRLYEVYKEFSKGDSVSYRRIFDFINELEMLGLISTKTISRGRGKGRTNIIDLQCEIGLLEDAMWNA from the coding sequence ATGAATATTTTTGAAGAGCTTGGTGAAAAGAATACAGTTTTTAAATGCAAGAAATATTTGGATCATAGATTCTTGCCTGATAACTTACCTCACAGGAAAGAACAAATAAGATCCGTTGCGAAATACTGGATTGAAGCCTTAAATAATGTTACTCCTCCAGACGTGACTATTTATGGTAAAACAGGGACTGGAAAGACAGCAGTTGCAAAATTTGCAAAAAAACAGTTATTACAAGTTGCAAAAGATAAAAACATGAATGTAAGGGTTGAATATATTAGATGCACAGATTATACAACTGAATATCAAGTTATAGCTCGTTTATGCCAGCAATTAGGTCAAAATGTTCCATACAGGGGTTGGACAAAAGCAGAAGTGATCCAGTCATTTAGAAACTTGTTTAAAAAAAATGTATTTGGAAAGGACCTTATTTTAATTATTCTTCTTGATGAAATTGATATATTACTTAAAAATGATGGCGATGGTATTCTTTACACCCTTACAAGAACAGATAATGTTGCAATAGCATCAATAAGTAACTATGTTGAATTTAAAAAATTCATAAAACCAAGGGTAAAAAGTAGTTTACGTGACCGTGAAATTGTTTTTCCACCATACAATGCCCAACAGCTTGTTGATATCTTGAATGAAAGGTCAGAATTATCTTTCAGGGAAAATGTTTTGAATGATGATGTAATTCCACTTTGTGCTGCTCTTGCTGCAAAAGAAGAAGGCGATGCACGATATGCTCTTGATCTTTTAAGAACTTCAGGAGAGCTTGCAGATGAAAAAAGTTCTGAAGTGGTATTTGAAGATTATGTAAGGGAAGCTAAGGACTATATTGAGCATAATAAAGTCACAGACATTATAATGACGTTACCAAGCCAGCAGCAGAAAGTTTTAGAGTCATTACTCTATCTTACAAAGCGAAAGGAAGAAATAACATCAGGCAGGCTTTATGAAGTTTATAAAGAATTTTCCAAGGGAGATTCTGTTTCCTACAGAAGAATATTTGATTTTATAAATGAACTGGAAATGTTAGGGCTTATTTCAACAAAAACTATTTCAAGAGGCCGTGGAAAAGGAAGAACAAACATAATTGATTTACAATGTGAAATTGGCCTTCTTGAAGATGCTATGTGGAATGCTTAA
- the pyrB gene encoding aspartate carbamoyltransferase has protein sequence MDFNQKNIISIRDFDKKDIEYILKIAEEMEPIARSKETSDILSGKLLGMLFYEPSTRTRLSFEAAMKRLGGSTIGFAEAGTSSATKGENLTDTVRIIGEYSDAVVIRHNMEGTARFVANIVDVPVINAGDGAGQHPTQTLLDLYTMKRILGKIDKLHIALVGDLKYGRTVHSLAYALAMFNVDMSFVSPNELKMPREILHDLNKSGVEVYETGNIHDVLDKTDVLYVTRIQKERFPDPTEYSRIKGAYTIDSKLLEGSDAIVMHPLPRVDEISHDVDNTKYGKYFQQAFYGVPVRMALLKSIIK, from the coding sequence ATGGACTTCAATCAAAAAAATATTATTTCAATAAGGGATTTTGACAAAAAAGACATTGAATACATCTTAAAAATTGCTGAAGAGATGGAACCTATCGCCAGATCAAAGGAAACATCTGACATACTATCTGGAAAATTATTAGGAATGCTTTTCTATGAGCCATCTACACGAACTCGTCTTTCCTTTGAAGCAGCGATGAAACGACTTGGTGGCAGTACCATTGGTTTTGCTGAAGCAGGAACAAGTTCAGCAACCAAAGGAGAAAATCTAACCGACACCGTTCGAATCATAGGAGAATATTCTGATGCAGTAGTTATAAGGCATAATATGGAGGGAACAGCAAGATTTGTAGCCAATATAGTTGATGTTCCTGTAATAAACGCTGGTGATGGTGCTGGTCAACACCCAACCCAGACTTTACTTGATCTTTACACAATGAAACGTATTCTAGGAAAGATTGATAAATTACACATTGCCCTTGTAGGTGATTTAAAATATGGAAGGACTGTACATTCACTGGCCTATGCACTAGCCATGTTCAATGTTGATATGAGTTTTGTATCTCCAAATGAGCTTAAAATGCCGCGAGAAATACTCCACGACCTTAATAAAAGTGGAGTTGAAGTATATGAAACAGGAAACATTCACGATGTTTTAGATAAAACTGATGTTCTATACGTTACAAGAATTCAAAAAGAAAGATTTCCCGACCCAACAGAATATTCAAGGATTAAAGGAGCATACACTATTGATTCTAAACTCTTAGAGGGTAGTGATGCAATTGTTATGCATCCATTGCCACGTGTGGATGAAATATCACATGATGTGGATAACACCAAATATGGAAAATATTTCCAACAGGCCTTTTATGGTGTACCTGTAAGAATGGCTCTTTTAAAATCAATAATAAAATGA